From the genome of Malus sylvestris chromosome 6, drMalSylv7.2, whole genome shotgun sequence, one region includes:
- the LOC126626786 gene encoding uncharacterized protein LOC126626786, whose protein sequence is MASSLLHVLVILLGFSQLIFLNAIPATRIGSLKHGPQLHQIAGSNKLVTTEKIYNERAISERMGVELNDYPGSGANNRHTPKP, encoded by the exons ATGGCAAGCAGTCTCCTTCATGTGCTTGTGATCTTGCTAGGGTTTTCTCAACTTATCTTCTTGAATGCCATCCCAGCTACAA GAATTGGAAGTCTAAAGCATGGACCTCAACTTCATCAAATTGCAGGAAGTAACAAACTG GTAACCACAGAGAAGATCTATAATGAGAGAGCTATCAGTGAAAGGATGGGTGTGGAGCTAAATGACTACCCGGGATCAGGCGCCAACAACCGCCACACCCCGAAACCGTAG